A section of the Salvelinus fontinalis isolate EN_2023a chromosome 33, ASM2944872v1, whole genome shotgun sequence genome encodes:
- the LOC129831940 gene encoding phosphatidylinositol-binding clathrin assembly protein-like isoform X2 yields the protein MSGQSITDRITAAQHSVTGSAVSKTVCKATTHEIMGPKKKHLDYLIHCTNEMNVNIPQLADSLFERTTSTSWVVVFKSLIATHHLMVYGNERFVQYLASRNTLFNLSNFLDKSGLQGLSLPGYDMSTFIRRYSRYLNEKAVSYRQVAFDFTKVKRGVDGVMRTMNTEKLLKTIPIIQNQMDALLDFNVNANELTNGVINAGFMLLFKDSIRLFAAYNEGIINLLEKYFDMKKTQCKEGLDIYKKFLTRMTRISEFLKVAEQVGIDRGDIPDLSQFTVCAPSSLLEALEQHLASLEGKKVKDSTAASRASTLSNAVSSLASTGMSFTKVDEREKQAALEEEQARLKALKRLKELSKRPSFATTDTSPVSTTGVTISTAPAIDLFSTPSCSNGALKMESDLFDIQQTFNPSMQASSTGLPVATAWADPFTSAEAGDDSMPNLNPFLSKVVVDAAAHLPVVSSDGVSYSSRTSGHEMFSDRYNPFTDTNSSVSTNYKRTVRIEHSISDSFCGGPVAMAQHLPHQAPYPTEPSAVAGQFRGYSTATQAPPPGALQVDFESVFGAKASGANNMESDDILKPTMVGSNQALCSINQLSDKLVGDDLDSSLANLVGNLGIGNGITKNDIHWSQPGEKRLTGGSNWQPKAAPNTTWNPVSMTPPVMAYPATTPTGMMGGYGMPPQQLGSMGMMNQPNMMYNQPAMRPPNPFSSVSSAQPSAASSPSSQSPLRAPGQDPFAQLSLKDFL from the exons ACCTGATCCATTGCACCAATGAGATGAACGTGAACATTCCCCAGCTGGCTGACTCACTGTTTGAGAGGACCACCAGCACGAGCTGGGTGGTGGTCTTCAAGTCGCTCATCGCCACACACCACCTCATGGTCTACGGCAATGAG CGTTTTGTCCAGTACTTGGCTTCAAGGAACACATTATTCAACCTCAGTAATTTTTTGGACAAAAGTGGTTTACAAG gtctctctctcccaggctacGATATGTCCACATTTATCCGGAGGTACAGTCGATATCTGAATGAGAAGgctgtgtcatacagacaggttGCCTTTGACTTCACTAAAGTAAAGCGAGG GGTGGATGGGGTGATGAGGACCATGAATACAGAGAAGCTACTGAAGACCATCCCTATCATACAAAACCAGATGGACGCCCTCCTCGACTTCAAT GTTAATGCCAATGAGCTCACAAACGGAGTGATCAATGCAGGGTTCATGCTCCTCTTCAAAGATTCCATTAGGCTTTTTGCTGCATATAACGAAGGCATCATCAACCTGCTGG AGAAATACTTTGACATGAAGAAAACCCAGTGTAAAGAGGGCCTGGATATCTACAAGAAGTTCCTGACCCGAATGACCCGAATCTCAGAGTTCCTTAAAGTGGCAGAG CAGGTGGGGATTGATCGAGGAGACATTCCAGACCTTTCCCAG TTCACAGTTTGT GCTCCCAGTAGCCTTCTGGAAGCTCTGgagcagcacctggcctcactaGAGGGGAAGAAAGTCAAAGATTCCACCGCTGCCAGCAG GGCCAGTACTCTATCCAACGCAGTGTCCTCGCTGGCCAGTACAGGGATGTCTTTTACTAAAGTAGACGAGCGGGAGAAGCAGGCTGCTCTGGAGGAGGAACAGGCTCGTCTCAAAGCACTGAAG AGGCTGAAGGAGCTCTCGAAGAGGCCTTCCTTTGCCACCACAGACACGTCTCCTGTCTCCACCACCGGGGTCACTATCAGCACAGCCCCAGCCATCGACCTTTTCTCCACACCCAGCTGCTCCAATGG TGCTTTGAAGATGGAGAGTGACCTGTTTGACATTCAGCAGACGTTTAACCCTTCAATGCAGGCCAGTTCTACAGGGCTTCCTGTGGCAACAGCATGGGCAG ATCCTTTCACCTCTGCTGAAGCTGGAGATGACTCCatgccaaaccttaaccctttccTGTCAAAAGTCGTTGTCGATGCAGCCGCTCACTTACCTGTCGTGTCCTCCGACGGTGTTAGCTATTCCTCTAGGACGTCTGGTCATGAAATGTTTAGTG ATCGTTATAATCCCTTTACTGACACAAACTCGTCCGTTTCAACCAATTACAAACGCACAGTGCGGATAGAACACTCCATCTCAG ACTCCTTCTGTGGTGGTCCAGTGGCCATGGCCCAGCACCTTCCACACCAGGCTCCCTACCCCACTGAGCCCTCTGCTGTAGCAGGTCAATTCAGAG GGTACTCCACAGCAACACAGGCCCCTCCCCCAGGAGCACTCCAAGTGGACTTCGAGTCAGTATTTGGAGCCAAAGCTTCCGGTGCTAACAACATGGAATCTGATG ACATCCTGAAACCCACCATGGTTGGCTCCAATCAGGCCCTGTGCTCAATCAATCAGCTGTCAGACAAACTGGTAGGAGATGACCTGGACTCCTCCCTGGCCAACCTGGTGGGAA ATCTCGGGATTGGAAATGGCATAACGAAAAA TGACATCCACTGGAGCCAGCCTGGGGAGAAGAGGCTGACTGGCGGTAGCAACTGGCAGCccaaagcagccccaaacaccACCTGGAACCCCGTCTCCATG ACCCCCCCAGTCATGGCCTACCCTGCAACAACACCCACAGGCATGATGGGAGGATATGGCATG CCACCCCAACAGCTTGGCTCTATGGGTATGATGAACCAACCCAACATGATGTACAACCAGCCCGCCATGAGGCCGCCCAACCCCTTCAGCTCTGTATCCAGCGCCCAG CCCTCTGCAGCCTCTAGTCCTTCCAGCCAGAGTCCTCTCAGAGCCCCTGGACAGGACCCATTTGCACAGCTCTCTCTCAAGGATTTCTTGTAG
- the LOC129831940 gene encoding phosphatidylinositol-binding clathrin assembly protein-like isoform X6 — MSGQSITDRITAAQHSVTGSAVSKTVCKATTHEIMGPKKKHLDYLIHCTNEMNVNIPQLADSLFERTTSTSWVVVFKSLIATHHLMVYGNERFVQYLASRNTLFNLSNFLDKSGLQGYDMSTFIRRYSRYLNEKAVSYRQVAFDFTKVKRGVDGVMRTMNTEKLLKTIPIIQNQMDALLDFNVNANELTNGVINAGFMLLFKDSIRLFAAYNEGIINLLEKYFDMKKTQCKEGLDIYKKFLTRMTRISEFLKVAEQVGIDRGDIPDLSQAPSSLLEALEQHLASLEGKKVKDSTAASRASTLSNAVSSLASTGMSFTKVDEREKQAALEEEQARLKALKRLKELSKRPSFATTDTSPVSTTGVTISTAPAIDLFSTPSCSNGALKMESDLFDIQQTFNPSMQASSTGLPVATAWADPFTSAEAGDDSMPNLNPFLSKVVVDAAAHLPVVSSDGVSYSSRTSGHEMFSDRYNPFTDTNSSVSTNYKRTVRIEHSISDSFCGGPVAMAQHLPHQAPYPTEPSAVAGQFRGYSTATQAPPPGALQVDFESVFGAKASGANNMESDDILKPTMVGSNQALCSINQLSDKLVGDDLDSSLANLVGNLGIGNGITKNDIHWSQPGEKRLTGGSNWQPKAAPNTTWNPVSMTPPVMAYPATTPTGMMGGYGMPPQQLGSMGMMNQPNMMYNQPAMRPPNPFSSVSSAQPSAASSPSSQSPLRAPGQDPFAQLSLKDFL; from the exons ACCTGATCCATTGCACCAATGAGATGAACGTGAACATTCCCCAGCTGGCTGACTCACTGTTTGAGAGGACCACCAGCACGAGCTGGGTGGTGGTCTTCAAGTCGCTCATCGCCACACACCACCTCATGGTCTACGGCAATGAG CGTTTTGTCCAGTACTTGGCTTCAAGGAACACATTATTCAACCTCAGTAATTTTTTGGACAAAAGTGGTTTACAAG gctacGATATGTCCACATTTATCCGGAGGTACAGTCGATATCTGAATGAGAAGgctgtgtcatacagacaggttGCCTTTGACTTCACTAAAGTAAAGCGAGG GGTGGATGGGGTGATGAGGACCATGAATACAGAGAAGCTACTGAAGACCATCCCTATCATACAAAACCAGATGGACGCCCTCCTCGACTTCAAT GTTAATGCCAATGAGCTCACAAACGGAGTGATCAATGCAGGGTTCATGCTCCTCTTCAAAGATTCCATTAGGCTTTTTGCTGCATATAACGAAGGCATCATCAACCTGCTGG AGAAATACTTTGACATGAAGAAAACCCAGTGTAAAGAGGGCCTGGATATCTACAAGAAGTTCCTGACCCGAATGACCCGAATCTCAGAGTTCCTTAAAGTGGCAGAG CAGGTGGGGATTGATCGAGGAGACATTCCAGACCTTTCCCAG GCTCCCAGTAGCCTTCTGGAAGCTCTGgagcagcacctggcctcactaGAGGGGAAGAAAGTCAAAGATTCCACCGCTGCCAGCAG GGCCAGTACTCTATCCAACGCAGTGTCCTCGCTGGCCAGTACAGGGATGTCTTTTACTAAAGTAGACGAGCGGGAGAAGCAGGCTGCTCTGGAGGAGGAACAGGCTCGTCTCAAAGCACTGAAG AGGCTGAAGGAGCTCTCGAAGAGGCCTTCCTTTGCCACCACAGACACGTCTCCTGTCTCCACCACCGGGGTCACTATCAGCACAGCCCCAGCCATCGACCTTTTCTCCACACCCAGCTGCTCCAATGG TGCTTTGAAGATGGAGAGTGACCTGTTTGACATTCAGCAGACGTTTAACCCTTCAATGCAGGCCAGTTCTACAGGGCTTCCTGTGGCAACAGCATGGGCAG ATCCTTTCACCTCTGCTGAAGCTGGAGATGACTCCatgccaaaccttaaccctttccTGTCAAAAGTCGTTGTCGATGCAGCCGCTCACTTACCTGTCGTGTCCTCCGACGGTGTTAGCTATTCCTCTAGGACGTCTGGTCATGAAATGTTTAGTG ATCGTTATAATCCCTTTACTGACACAAACTCGTCCGTTTCAACCAATTACAAACGCACAGTGCGGATAGAACACTCCATCTCAG ACTCCTTCTGTGGTGGTCCAGTGGCCATGGCCCAGCACCTTCCACACCAGGCTCCCTACCCCACTGAGCCCTCTGCTGTAGCAGGTCAATTCAGAG GGTACTCCACAGCAACACAGGCCCCTCCCCCAGGAGCACTCCAAGTGGACTTCGAGTCAGTATTTGGAGCCAAAGCTTCCGGTGCTAACAACATGGAATCTGATG ACATCCTGAAACCCACCATGGTTGGCTCCAATCAGGCCCTGTGCTCAATCAATCAGCTGTCAGACAAACTGGTAGGAGATGACCTGGACTCCTCCCTGGCCAACCTGGTGGGAA ATCTCGGGATTGGAAATGGCATAACGAAAAA TGACATCCACTGGAGCCAGCCTGGGGAGAAGAGGCTGACTGGCGGTAGCAACTGGCAGCccaaagcagccccaaacaccACCTGGAACCCCGTCTCCATG ACCCCCCCAGTCATGGCCTACCCTGCAACAACACCCACAGGCATGATGGGAGGATATGGCATG CCACCCCAACAGCTTGGCTCTATGGGTATGATGAACCAACCCAACATGATGTACAACCAGCCCGCCATGAGGCCGCCCAACCCCTTCAGCTCTGTATCCAGCGCCCAG CCCTCTGCAGCCTCTAGTCCTTCCAGCCAGAGTCCTCTCAGAGCCCCTGGACAGGACCCATTTGCACAGCTCTCTCTCAAGGATTTCTTGTAG
- the LOC129831940 gene encoding phosphatidylinositol-binding clathrin assembly protein-like isoform X9 yields MSGQSITDRITAAQHSVTGSAVSKTVCKATTHEIMGPKKKHLDYLIHCTNEMNVNIPQLADSLFERTTSTSWVVVFKSLIATHHLMVYGNERFVQYLASRNTLFNLSNFLDKSGLQGLSLPGYDMSTFIRRYSRYLNEKAVSYRQVAFDFTKVKRGVDGVMRTMNTEKLLKTIPIIQNQMDALLDFNVNANELTNGVINAGFMLLFKDSIRLFAAYNEGIINLLEKYFDMKKTQCKEGLDIYKKFLTRMTRISEFLKVAEQVGIDRGDIPDLSQFTVCAPSSLLEALEQHLASLEGKKVKDSTAASRASTLSNAVSSLASTGMSFTKVDEREKQAALEEEQARLKALKEQRLKELSKRPSFATTDTSPVSTTGVTISTAPAIDLFSTPSCSNGALKMESDLFDIQQTFNPSMQASSTGLPVATAWAGYSTATQAPPPGALQVDFESVFGAKASGANNMESDDILKPTMVGSNQALCSINQLSDKLVGDDLDSSLANLVGNLGIGNGITKNDIHWSQPGEKRLTGGSNWQPKAAPNTTWNPVSMTPPVMAYPATTPTGMMGGYGMPPQQLGSMGMMNQPNMMYNQPAMRPPNPFSSVSSAQPSAASSPSSQSPLRAPGQDPFAQLSLKDFL; encoded by the exons ACCTGATCCATTGCACCAATGAGATGAACGTGAACATTCCCCAGCTGGCTGACTCACTGTTTGAGAGGACCACCAGCACGAGCTGGGTGGTGGTCTTCAAGTCGCTCATCGCCACACACCACCTCATGGTCTACGGCAATGAG CGTTTTGTCCAGTACTTGGCTTCAAGGAACACATTATTCAACCTCAGTAATTTTTTGGACAAAAGTGGTTTACAAG gtctctctctcccaggctacGATATGTCCACATTTATCCGGAGGTACAGTCGATATCTGAATGAGAAGgctgtgtcatacagacaggttGCCTTTGACTTCACTAAAGTAAAGCGAGG GGTGGATGGGGTGATGAGGACCATGAATACAGAGAAGCTACTGAAGACCATCCCTATCATACAAAACCAGATGGACGCCCTCCTCGACTTCAAT GTTAATGCCAATGAGCTCACAAACGGAGTGATCAATGCAGGGTTCATGCTCCTCTTCAAAGATTCCATTAGGCTTTTTGCTGCATATAACGAAGGCATCATCAACCTGCTGG AGAAATACTTTGACATGAAGAAAACCCAGTGTAAAGAGGGCCTGGATATCTACAAGAAGTTCCTGACCCGAATGACCCGAATCTCAGAGTTCCTTAAAGTGGCAGAG CAGGTGGGGATTGATCGAGGAGACATTCCAGACCTTTCCCAG TTCACAGTTTGT GCTCCCAGTAGCCTTCTGGAAGCTCTGgagcagcacctggcctcactaGAGGGGAAGAAAGTCAAAGATTCCACCGCTGCCAGCAG GGCCAGTACTCTATCCAACGCAGTGTCCTCGCTGGCCAGTACAGGGATGTCTTTTACTAAAGTAGACGAGCGGGAGAAGCAGGCTGCTCTGGAGGAGGAACAGGCTCGTCTCAAAGCACTGAAG GAACAGAGGCTGAAGGAGCTCTCGAAGAGGCCTTCCTTTGCCACCACAGACACGTCTCCTGTCTCCACCACCGGGGTCACTATCAGCACAGCCCCAGCCATCGACCTTTTCTCCACACCCAGCTGCTCCAATGG TGCTTTGAAGATGGAGAGTGACCTGTTTGACATTCAGCAGACGTTTAACCCTTCAATGCAGGCCAGTTCTACAGGGCTTCCTGTGGCAACAGCATGGGCAG GGTACTCCACAGCAACACAGGCCCCTCCCCCAGGAGCACTCCAAGTGGACTTCGAGTCAGTATTTGGAGCCAAAGCTTCCGGTGCTAACAACATGGAATCTGATG ACATCCTGAAACCCACCATGGTTGGCTCCAATCAGGCCCTGTGCTCAATCAATCAGCTGTCAGACAAACTGGTAGGAGATGACCTGGACTCCTCCCTGGCCAACCTGGTGGGAA ATCTCGGGATTGGAAATGGCATAACGAAAAA TGACATCCACTGGAGCCAGCCTGGGGAGAAGAGGCTGACTGGCGGTAGCAACTGGCAGCccaaagcagccccaaacaccACCTGGAACCCCGTCTCCATG ACCCCCCCAGTCATGGCCTACCCTGCAACAACACCCACAGGCATGATGGGAGGATATGGCATG CCACCCCAACAGCTTGGCTCTATGGGTATGATGAACCAACCCAACATGATGTACAACCAGCCCGCCATGAGGCCGCCCAACCCCTTCAGCTCTGTATCCAGCGCCCAG CCCTCTGCAGCCTCTAGTCCTTCCAGCCAGAGTCCTCTCAGAGCCCCTGGACAGGACCCATTTGCACAGCTCTCTCTCAAGGATTTCTTGTAG
- the LOC129831940 gene encoding phosphatidylinositol-binding clathrin assembly protein-like isoform X1, which translates to MSGQSITDRITAAQHSVTGSAVSKTVCKATTHEIMGPKKKHLDYLIHCTNEMNVNIPQLADSLFERTTSTSWVVVFKSLIATHHLMVYGNERFVQYLASRNTLFNLSNFLDKSGLQGLSLPGYDMSTFIRRYSRYLNEKAVSYRQVAFDFTKVKRGVDGVMRTMNTEKLLKTIPIIQNQMDALLDFNVNANELTNGVINAGFMLLFKDSIRLFAAYNEGIINLLEKYFDMKKTQCKEGLDIYKKFLTRMTRISEFLKVAEQVGIDRGDIPDLSQFTVCAPSSLLEALEQHLASLEGKKVKDSTAASRASTLSNAVSSLASTGMSFTKVDEREKQAALEEEQARLKALKEQRLKELSKRPSFATTDTSPVSTTGVTISTAPAIDLFSTPSCSNGALKMESDLFDIQQTFNPSMQASSTGLPVATAWADPFTSAEAGDDSMPNLNPFLSKVVVDAAAHLPVVSSDGVSYSSRTSGHEMFSDRYNPFTDTNSSVSTNYKRTVRIEHSISDSFCGGPVAMAQHLPHQAPYPTEPSAVAGQFRGYSTATQAPPPGALQVDFESVFGAKASGANNMESDDILKPTMVGSNQALCSINQLSDKLVGDDLDSSLANLVGNLGIGNGITKNDIHWSQPGEKRLTGGSNWQPKAAPNTTWNPVSMTPPVMAYPATTPTGMMGGYGMPPQQLGSMGMMNQPNMMYNQPAMRPPNPFSSVSSAQPSAASSPSSQSPLRAPGQDPFAQLSLKDFL; encoded by the exons ACCTGATCCATTGCACCAATGAGATGAACGTGAACATTCCCCAGCTGGCTGACTCACTGTTTGAGAGGACCACCAGCACGAGCTGGGTGGTGGTCTTCAAGTCGCTCATCGCCACACACCACCTCATGGTCTACGGCAATGAG CGTTTTGTCCAGTACTTGGCTTCAAGGAACACATTATTCAACCTCAGTAATTTTTTGGACAAAAGTGGTTTACAAG gtctctctctcccaggctacGATATGTCCACATTTATCCGGAGGTACAGTCGATATCTGAATGAGAAGgctgtgtcatacagacaggttGCCTTTGACTTCACTAAAGTAAAGCGAGG GGTGGATGGGGTGATGAGGACCATGAATACAGAGAAGCTACTGAAGACCATCCCTATCATACAAAACCAGATGGACGCCCTCCTCGACTTCAAT GTTAATGCCAATGAGCTCACAAACGGAGTGATCAATGCAGGGTTCATGCTCCTCTTCAAAGATTCCATTAGGCTTTTTGCTGCATATAACGAAGGCATCATCAACCTGCTGG AGAAATACTTTGACATGAAGAAAACCCAGTGTAAAGAGGGCCTGGATATCTACAAGAAGTTCCTGACCCGAATGACCCGAATCTCAGAGTTCCTTAAAGTGGCAGAG CAGGTGGGGATTGATCGAGGAGACATTCCAGACCTTTCCCAG TTCACAGTTTGT GCTCCCAGTAGCCTTCTGGAAGCTCTGgagcagcacctggcctcactaGAGGGGAAGAAAGTCAAAGATTCCACCGCTGCCAGCAG GGCCAGTACTCTATCCAACGCAGTGTCCTCGCTGGCCAGTACAGGGATGTCTTTTACTAAAGTAGACGAGCGGGAGAAGCAGGCTGCTCTGGAGGAGGAACAGGCTCGTCTCAAAGCACTGAAG GAACAGAGGCTGAAGGAGCTCTCGAAGAGGCCTTCCTTTGCCACCACAGACACGTCTCCTGTCTCCACCACCGGGGTCACTATCAGCACAGCCCCAGCCATCGACCTTTTCTCCACACCCAGCTGCTCCAATGG TGCTTTGAAGATGGAGAGTGACCTGTTTGACATTCAGCAGACGTTTAACCCTTCAATGCAGGCCAGTTCTACAGGGCTTCCTGTGGCAACAGCATGGGCAG ATCCTTTCACCTCTGCTGAAGCTGGAGATGACTCCatgccaaaccttaaccctttccTGTCAAAAGTCGTTGTCGATGCAGCCGCTCACTTACCTGTCGTGTCCTCCGACGGTGTTAGCTATTCCTCTAGGACGTCTGGTCATGAAATGTTTAGTG ATCGTTATAATCCCTTTACTGACACAAACTCGTCCGTTTCAACCAATTACAAACGCACAGTGCGGATAGAACACTCCATCTCAG ACTCCTTCTGTGGTGGTCCAGTGGCCATGGCCCAGCACCTTCCACACCAGGCTCCCTACCCCACTGAGCCCTCTGCTGTAGCAGGTCAATTCAGAG GGTACTCCACAGCAACACAGGCCCCTCCCCCAGGAGCACTCCAAGTGGACTTCGAGTCAGTATTTGGAGCCAAAGCTTCCGGTGCTAACAACATGGAATCTGATG ACATCCTGAAACCCACCATGGTTGGCTCCAATCAGGCCCTGTGCTCAATCAATCAGCTGTCAGACAAACTGGTAGGAGATGACCTGGACTCCTCCCTGGCCAACCTGGTGGGAA ATCTCGGGATTGGAAATGGCATAACGAAAAA TGACATCCACTGGAGCCAGCCTGGGGAGAAGAGGCTGACTGGCGGTAGCAACTGGCAGCccaaagcagccccaaacaccACCTGGAACCCCGTCTCCATG ACCCCCCCAGTCATGGCCTACCCTGCAACAACACCCACAGGCATGATGGGAGGATATGGCATG CCACCCCAACAGCTTGGCTCTATGGGTATGATGAACCAACCCAACATGATGTACAACCAGCCCGCCATGAGGCCGCCCAACCCCTTCAGCTCTGTATCCAGCGCCCAG CCCTCTGCAGCCTCTAGTCCTTCCAGCCAGAGTCCTCTCAGAGCCCCTGGACAGGACCCATTTGCACAGCTCTCTCTCAAGGATTTCTTGTAG
- the LOC129831940 gene encoding phosphatidylinositol-binding clathrin assembly protein-like isoform X8 has translation MSGQSITDRITAAQHSVTGSAVSKTVCKATTHEIMGPKKKHLDYLIHCTNEMNVNIPQLADSLFERTTSTSWVVVFKSLIATHHLMVYGNERFVQYLASRNTLFNLSNFLDKSGLQGLSLPGYDMSTFIRRYSRYLNEKAVSYRQVAFDFTKVKRGVDGVMRTMNTEKLLKTIPIIQNQMDALLDFNVNANELTNGVINAGFMLLFKDSIRLFAAYNEGIINLLEKYFDMKKTQCKEGLDIYKKFLTRMTRISEFLKVAEQVGIDRGDIPDLSQFTVCAPSSLLEALEQHLASLEGKKVKDSTAASRASTLSNAVSSLASTGMSFTKVDEREKQAALEEEQARLKALKEQRLKELSKRPSFATTDTSPVSTTGVTISTAPAIDLFSTPSCSNGALKMESDLFDIQQTFNPSMQASSTGLPVATAWADPFTSAEAGDDSMPNLNPFLSKVVVDAAAHLPVVSSDGVSYSSRTSGHEMFSDSFCGGPVAMAQHLPHQAPYPTEPSAVAGQFRGYSTATQAPPPGALQVDFESVFGAKASGANNMESDDILKPTMVGSNQALCSINQLSDKLVGDDLDSSLANLVGNLGIGNGITKNDIHWSQPGEKRLTGGSNWQPKAAPNTTWNPVSMTPPVMAYPATTPTGMMGGYGMPPQQLGSMGMMNQPNMMYNQPAMRPPNPFSSVSSAQPSAASSPSSQSPLRAPGQDPFAQLSLKDFL, from the exons ACCTGATCCATTGCACCAATGAGATGAACGTGAACATTCCCCAGCTGGCTGACTCACTGTTTGAGAGGACCACCAGCACGAGCTGGGTGGTGGTCTTCAAGTCGCTCATCGCCACACACCACCTCATGGTCTACGGCAATGAG CGTTTTGTCCAGTACTTGGCTTCAAGGAACACATTATTCAACCTCAGTAATTTTTTGGACAAAAGTGGTTTACAAG gtctctctctcccaggctacGATATGTCCACATTTATCCGGAGGTACAGTCGATATCTGAATGAGAAGgctgtgtcatacagacaggttGCCTTTGACTTCACTAAAGTAAAGCGAGG GGTGGATGGGGTGATGAGGACCATGAATACAGAGAAGCTACTGAAGACCATCCCTATCATACAAAACCAGATGGACGCCCTCCTCGACTTCAAT GTTAATGCCAATGAGCTCACAAACGGAGTGATCAATGCAGGGTTCATGCTCCTCTTCAAAGATTCCATTAGGCTTTTTGCTGCATATAACGAAGGCATCATCAACCTGCTGG AGAAATACTTTGACATGAAGAAAACCCAGTGTAAAGAGGGCCTGGATATCTACAAGAAGTTCCTGACCCGAATGACCCGAATCTCAGAGTTCCTTAAAGTGGCAGAG CAGGTGGGGATTGATCGAGGAGACATTCCAGACCTTTCCCAG TTCACAGTTTGT GCTCCCAGTAGCCTTCTGGAAGCTCTGgagcagcacctggcctcactaGAGGGGAAGAAAGTCAAAGATTCCACCGCTGCCAGCAG GGCCAGTACTCTATCCAACGCAGTGTCCTCGCTGGCCAGTACAGGGATGTCTTTTACTAAAGTAGACGAGCGGGAGAAGCAGGCTGCTCTGGAGGAGGAACAGGCTCGTCTCAAAGCACTGAAG GAACAGAGGCTGAAGGAGCTCTCGAAGAGGCCTTCCTTTGCCACCACAGACACGTCTCCTGTCTCCACCACCGGGGTCACTATCAGCACAGCCCCAGCCATCGACCTTTTCTCCACACCCAGCTGCTCCAATGG TGCTTTGAAGATGGAGAGTGACCTGTTTGACATTCAGCAGACGTTTAACCCTTCAATGCAGGCCAGTTCTACAGGGCTTCCTGTGGCAACAGCATGGGCAG ATCCTTTCACCTCTGCTGAAGCTGGAGATGACTCCatgccaaaccttaaccctttccTGTCAAAAGTCGTTGTCGATGCAGCCGCTCACTTACCTGTCGTGTCCTCCGACGGTGTTAGCTATTCCTCTAGGACGTCTGGTCATGAAATGTTTAGTG ACTCCTTCTGTGGTGGTCCAGTGGCCATGGCCCAGCACCTTCCACACCAGGCTCCCTACCCCACTGAGCCCTCTGCTGTAGCAGGTCAATTCAGAG GGTACTCCACAGCAACACAGGCCCCTCCCCCAGGAGCACTCCAAGTGGACTTCGAGTCAGTATTTGGAGCCAAAGCTTCCGGTGCTAACAACATGGAATCTGATG ACATCCTGAAACCCACCATGGTTGGCTCCAATCAGGCCCTGTGCTCAATCAATCAGCTGTCAGACAAACTGGTAGGAGATGACCTGGACTCCTCCCTGGCCAACCTGGTGGGAA ATCTCGGGATTGGAAATGGCATAACGAAAAA TGACATCCACTGGAGCCAGCCTGGGGAGAAGAGGCTGACTGGCGGTAGCAACTGGCAGCccaaagcagccccaaacaccACCTGGAACCCCGTCTCCATG ACCCCCCCAGTCATGGCCTACCCTGCAACAACACCCACAGGCATGATGGGAGGATATGGCATG CCACCCCAACAGCTTGGCTCTATGGGTATGATGAACCAACCCAACATGATGTACAACCAGCCCGCCATGAGGCCGCCCAACCCCTTCAGCTCTGTATCCAGCGCCCAG CCCTCTGCAGCCTCTAGTCCTTCCAGCCAGAGTCCTCTCAGAGCCCCTGGACAGGACCCATTTGCACAGCTCTCTCTCAAGGATTTCTTGTAG